One window from the genome of Amycolatopsis sp. NBC_01480 encodes:
- a CDS encoding maleylpyruvate isomerase family mycothiol-dependent enzyme translates to MLEMARAERQDLLAFLRTLTPSQWDTPSLCAGWRVREVVAHMLSYDELTTRALASRFLRGRFSLTRINALGVRHNELDPGQLLTQLSEHLAPRGLTAGLGGMIAFLDATIHHQDIRRPLGLPREIPPDRLRRALRAALFAPPTGAPWRARGLKLVATDVDWSAGFGPEVRGAGEAVLLAIAGRGVAARELTGGGQATLAARCTG, encoded by the coding sequence ATGCTCGAGATGGCCCGTGCGGAACGCCAGGACCTGCTGGCCTTCCTGCGGACGCTGACCCCGTCGCAGTGGGACACCCCGAGCCTGTGCGCGGGCTGGCGCGTGCGCGAGGTGGTCGCGCACATGCTCAGCTACGACGAGCTGACCACACGGGCGCTGGCGAGCCGCTTCCTGCGGGGCCGGTTCAGCCTCACCCGGATCAACGCGCTCGGCGTCCGCCACAACGAGCTGGACCCCGGGCAGTTGCTCACGCAGCTGTCCGAGCACCTCGCCCCGCGTGGCCTGACCGCCGGGCTCGGCGGCATGATCGCGTTCCTCGACGCCACCATCCACCACCAGGACATCCGCCGCCCGCTCGGCCTGCCCCGCGAAATCCCCCCGGACCGGCTGCGCCGCGCGTTGCGGGCCGCCCTGTTCGCCCCGCCGACCGGTGCTCCTTGGCGGGCGCGCGGCCTGAAGCTGGTCGCCACCGACGTCGACTGGTCCGCTGGTTTCGGGCCTGAGGTTCGTGGGGCTGGTGAGGCGGTGCTGCTGGCTATTGCGGGGCGGGGTGTCGCGGCTCGGGAGTTGACTGGTGGTGGGCAGGCGACGCTTGCCGCTCGTTGCACCGGCTAG
- a CDS encoding ABC transporter family substrate-binding protein → MKRRSMAALVAPVAALGLILSACGSGSSGGNSGLQDAGSNTVKSADINAMPVDQLKDGGDLKWPVDQLPDNWNYNQVDGTVADGAYMDGAILPYIFTQNADSSVVMNKDYLTSAEVVSTDPQVIEYKINPKAKWSNGRQFSWEDFAAQAKVLNGKDPAYLVSGTTGYEDIAKVERGTDDQDVKVTFGKKFAEWKSLFSPFYPKELNADANTFNKAWAAKPEITAGPFKIKSIDQTAKTAVVERDPSWWGDKPKLDTVTYKVVDRAAQPDAFANGQIDFYNINNDINTYKRAQTDPNAAIRQSNNPDYTHVTFNGAAGSILADKDLRLAIMKGIDTVGISKSILGQMQKDTTPIGNHLYLKGSKDYVDNSGPYKYNADAAKAELDKLGWKQSGDLRAKDGKQLKLRLVIPSGTPISQQTGQIMQSELKAIGVGLDIQPVPSTEFFKNYVNVGNFDLTLFRWLSNSFPIGGSKGIYYLDPKNVNQNYGHIGDDKLNQLLDTAAQELDDTKRAADINAADQEIWAVGHQLPIFQSPGAFATRKTLANFGSPGYANNPYDYLKIGFVK, encoded by the coding sequence ATGAAGCGACGGAGTATGGCCGCACTCGTGGCGCCCGTTGCCGCCCTGGGGCTGATCCTGTCCGCCTGCGGCAGTGGCAGCAGCGGCGGTAACAGTGGCCTTCAGGACGCCGGCAGCAACACGGTGAAGTCCGCCGACATCAACGCGATGCCGGTCGACCAGCTGAAGGACGGCGGCGACCTGAAGTGGCCGGTCGACCAGCTGCCCGACAACTGGAACTACAACCAGGTCGACGGCACGGTGGCCGACGGCGCCTACATGGACGGCGCGATCCTGCCCTACATCTTCACCCAGAACGCCGACTCCTCGGTGGTCATGAACAAGGACTACCTCACCTCGGCCGAGGTCGTCAGCACCGACCCGCAGGTGATCGAGTACAAGATCAACCCGAAGGCCAAGTGGAGCAACGGCCGGCAGTTCTCCTGGGAGGACTTCGCCGCGCAGGCCAAGGTGCTCAACGGCAAGGACCCGGCCTACCTGGTCTCCGGCACCACCGGCTACGAGGACATCGCGAAGGTCGAGCGGGGCACCGACGACCAGGACGTGAAGGTCACCTTCGGCAAGAAGTTCGCCGAGTGGAAGTCGCTGTTCAGCCCCTTCTACCCGAAGGAGCTCAACGCCGACGCGAACACGTTCAACAAGGCGTGGGCGGCCAAGCCGGAAATCACCGCGGGCCCGTTCAAGATCAAGAGCATCGACCAGACCGCCAAGACCGCGGTGGTCGAGCGTGACCCGAGCTGGTGGGGCGACAAGCCGAAGCTGGACACGGTGACCTACAAGGTCGTCGACCGCGCCGCGCAGCCGGACGCCTTCGCGAACGGCCAGATCGACTTCTACAACATCAACAACGACATCAACACGTACAAGCGGGCGCAGACCGACCCGAACGCGGCGATCCGCCAGTCCAACAACCCGGACTACACGCACGTCACGTTCAACGGCGCGGCCGGCTCGATCCTGGCCGACAAGGACCTGCGGCTGGCGATCATGAAGGGCATCGACACCGTCGGGATCAGCAAGTCGATCCTGGGCCAGATGCAGAAGGACACCACGCCGATCGGCAACCACCTGTACCTCAAGGGCTCCAAGGACTACGTGGACAACTCGGGGCCGTACAAGTACAACGCCGACGCCGCCAAGGCGGAGCTGGACAAGCTCGGCTGGAAGCAGTCCGGCGACCTGCGCGCCAAGGACGGCAAGCAGCTCAAGCTGCGCCTGGTGATCCCCTCGGGCACCCCGATCAGCCAGCAGACCGGCCAGATCATGCAGTCGGAGCTGAAGGCGATCGGCGTGGGCCTGGACATCCAGCCCGTGCCGAGCACCGAGTTCTTCAAGAACTACGTCAACGTCGGCAACTTCGACCTGACGTTGTTCCGCTGGCTGTCGAACTCCTTCCCGATCGGCGGCAGCAAGGGCATCTACTACCTGGACCCGAAGAACGTCAACCAGAACTACGGCCACATCGGTGACGACAAGCTGAACCAGCTGCTCGACACCGCGGCGCAGGAACTGGACGACACCAAGCGGGCCGCCGACATCAACGCGGCCGACCAGGAGATCTGGGCGGTGGGCCACCAGCTCCCGATCTTCCAGTCGCCGGGCGCGTTCGCCACGCGCAAGACGCTGGCCAACTTCGGTTCGCCGGGTTACGCGAACAACCCGTACGACTACCTGAAGATCGGCTTCGTGAAGTAA
- a CDS encoding response regulator transcription factor, producing MTVKVLVADDHGAIRAGLMLILGNAEGIEVVGEAADGAAAVRQARALKPDVVLMDVRMPGTDGITATRQVIAEGLAEVLVLTTFDLDEYVHAALRAGAAGFLLKSVEAPRLIEAVKLVAAGEGVLAPQVTRKLITAFAQTADKPAAAPAGLGDLTDREVEVLGCLGAGLSNAQIATRLRIGETTVKTHVSRVLTKLDLRSRVQAAILAQENGLTGE from the coding sequence GTGACGGTCAAGGTGCTGGTGGCCGACGACCACGGCGCGATCCGGGCCGGGCTGATGCTCATCCTGGGCAACGCCGAGGGGATCGAGGTGGTCGGCGAGGCGGCGGACGGGGCCGCGGCGGTCCGGCAGGCGCGGGCCCTGAAGCCCGACGTCGTACTGATGGACGTCCGGATGCCCGGCACCGACGGCATCACCGCCACCCGCCAGGTGATCGCCGAGGGGCTGGCCGAAGTCCTCGTGCTGACCACTTTCGACCTCGACGAGTACGTGCACGCCGCCCTTCGCGCGGGCGCGGCGGGCTTCCTGCTCAAGTCGGTGGAGGCGCCTCGGCTGATCGAGGCCGTCAAGCTCGTCGCCGCGGGCGAGGGCGTGCTGGCGCCGCAGGTCACGCGCAAGCTGATCACGGCGTTCGCGCAGACCGCGGACAAGCCGGCCGCCGCCCCCGCCGGGCTCGGCGATCTCACCGACCGCGAGGTGGAGGTGCTGGGCTGCCTCGGCGCCGGCCTGTCCAACGCCCAGATCGCCACCCGCCTGCGCATCGGCGAGACCACGGTGAAGACGCACGTCTCCCGCGTGCTGACCAAGCTCGACCTGCGCTCACGGGTCCAGGCGGCGATCCTGGCGCAGGAGAACGGTCTCACCGGCGAGTAG
- a CDS encoding APC family permease, with amino-acid sequence MGVRRTLDVDEVLKRQDSGELKRRLKGRDLIGFGVGIIIGTGIFTLAGVEAKTHAGPSVTLSFVLGAIVAGLAALCYAELASSVPTAGSAYTYAFATLGEVFAWIIGWDLLLEFALGAAVVSRGWSGYLANLLGLSPAWFGEDAKVNVGAVLIIAVLTVVAVLGIRESAWLTNVLVVVKVAVCVLILAVGVFFIKGANLTPFIPPSQPAAEGASALHQPVIQAALGLEQTMYGVAGMVTAAAVVFFAYTGFEALANLGEETINPRKDLRVGILGALAVCAVLYIGVSIVLTGMIPYTDINTGAPLADAFDRVGQHWVGALISLGAVTGLTSVMMVELVTIGRIGFAMGRDGLLPKAIGTAHPRWGTPHRMTIAGAVLIAVLAAFVPISALADMVSIGALSAMIIVAVAVPLLRRRRPDLKRPFTVPFSPVVPIIAAVACFYLMLNLDVLTWIRFAAWLVLGLLIYFFYGRKHSRLAPGNAKAE; translated from the coding sequence ATGGGTGTGCGGAGAACTTTGGACGTGGACGAGGTCCTCAAGCGGCAGGACTCTGGCGAGCTGAAGCGGCGCCTGAAGGGGCGCGACCTGATCGGGTTCGGCGTCGGGATCATCATCGGCACGGGCATCTTCACCCTGGCGGGCGTCGAAGCCAAGACGCACGCCGGTCCATCGGTGACTCTGTCGTTCGTGCTCGGCGCGATCGTCGCCGGGCTCGCGGCGCTGTGTTACGCCGAGCTGGCGTCCAGCGTCCCGACGGCCGGCAGTGCTTACACGTACGCGTTCGCCACGCTCGGCGAGGTGTTCGCCTGGATCATCGGCTGGGACCTGCTGCTCGAGTTCGCGCTCGGCGCGGCCGTGGTGTCGCGCGGCTGGTCCGGCTACCTGGCGAACCTGCTGGGGCTGTCACCGGCGTGGTTCGGTGAAGACGCGAAAGTGAACGTCGGCGCCGTGCTCATCATCGCGGTGCTGACCGTCGTCGCGGTGCTGGGGATCAGGGAGTCGGCCTGGCTGACGAACGTGCTCGTGGTGGTGAAGGTCGCGGTGTGCGTGCTGATCCTGGCGGTCGGCGTGTTCTTCATCAAGGGCGCCAACCTGACGCCGTTCATCCCGCCTTCGCAGCCCGCGGCCGAGGGCGCCAGCGCGCTGCACCAGCCGGTGATCCAGGCCGCGCTGGGGCTGGAGCAGACCATGTACGGCGTCGCGGGCATGGTCACCGCCGCCGCCGTGGTCTTCTTCGCCTACACCGGTTTCGAGGCACTGGCCAACCTCGGCGAGGAGACGATCAACCCGCGCAAGGACCTCCGCGTCGGCATCCTCGGCGCGCTCGCGGTGTGCGCGGTGCTCTACATCGGCGTCTCGATCGTGCTGACCGGCATGATCCCGTACACCGACATCAACACCGGCGCCCCGCTCGCGGACGCCTTCGACCGCGTCGGCCAGCACTGGGTGGGCGCGCTGATCTCGCTCGGCGCCGTGACCGGCCTGACCTCGGTGATGATGGTGGAGCTGGTGACCATCGGCCGGATCGGCTTCGCCATGGGCCGCGACGGCCTGCTGCCGAAGGCGATCGGCACCGCGCACCCGCGCTGGGGTACCCCGCACCGGATGACCATCGCCGGCGCGGTCCTGATCGCCGTGCTGGCGGCGTTCGTCCCGATCTCCGCCCTGGCCGACATGGTCAGTATCGGCGCCCTGTCGGCGATGATCATCGTCGCGGTGGCGGTGCCCCTGCTGAGGCGCCGTCGGCCGGACCTGAAACGGCCGTTCACCGTGCCGTTTTCCCCGGTGGTGCCGATCATCGCCGCGGTGGCGTGCTTCTACCTGATGCTGAACCTCGACGTGCTCACTTGGATCCGCTTCGCCGCGTGGCTGGTCCTGGGCCTGCTGATCTACTTCTTCTACGGCCGCAAGCACTCCCGGCTGGCCCCGGGCAACGCGAAAGCCGAGTGA
- a CDS encoding ABC transporter permease, with protein sequence MAAPVNEADIADSAVLATDPALESDSKSSGRGKLVLRRFLRNRLAVVALAVIVLFYVLAFTYTWYSPWAYDQLDPLSNLMPPDGNHWFGTNQIGGDMFAQTLRGLQKSLTIGLLAALFSTGVASIVGAAAGYFGGWTDRIAMWVVDLLLILPPFLIISILSPAFRGKTWLILVGLIALFQWMITARIVRGMTLTLREREFVKAAKFMGQPAWRIIFKHIVPNMASLLIIDATINVGVAIITETSLSFFGFGVQSPDVSLGTLISAGSDAVRTFPWLFYIPAGFLVATVLAVNFAGDGLRDALDPSASRSRRKERKRIAEKTKSPSSSKIAGAEA encoded by the coding sequence ATGGCCGCTCCCGTGAACGAGGCCGACATCGCCGACTCGGCCGTGCTGGCGACCGACCCGGCCCTCGAGTCCGACAGCAAGTCCTCGGGCCGCGGAAAGCTGGTGCTGCGCCGCTTCCTGCGCAACCGGCTCGCCGTCGTCGCGCTGGCCGTGATCGTGCTGTTCTACGTCCTGGCCTTCACTTACACCTGGTATTCGCCGTGGGCCTACGACCAGCTCGACCCGCTGTCGAACCTGATGCCGCCGGACGGGAACCACTGGTTCGGCACCAACCAGATCGGCGGCGACATGTTCGCGCAGACCCTGCGGGGGCTGCAGAAGTCGCTGACCATCGGCCTGCTGGCCGCGTTGTTCTCCACCGGCGTCGCTTCGATCGTCGGCGCGGCCGCGGGCTACTTCGGCGGCTGGACCGACCGGATCGCCATGTGGGTCGTCGACCTGCTGCTGATCCTGCCGCCGTTCCTGATCATCTCGATCCTGTCGCCGGCCTTCCGCGGCAAGACCTGGCTGATCCTGGTCGGCCTGATCGCGCTGTTCCAGTGGATGATCACCGCCCGCATCGTGCGCGGCATGACGCTGACCCTGCGCGAGCGCGAGTTCGTCAAGGCCGCGAAGTTCATGGGCCAGCCCGCCTGGCGGATCATCTTCAAGCACATCGTGCCCAACATGGCCTCGCTGCTGATCATCGACGCGACGATCAACGTCGGCGTCGCGATCATCACCGAGACCTCGTTGTCGTTCTTCGGTTTCGGCGTGCAGTCGCCGGACGTCTCGCTCGGCACGCTGATCTCCGCCGGCTCCGACGCGGTGCGCACCTTCCCGTGGCTGTTCTACATCCCGGCCGGCTTCCTCGTGGCCACCGTGCTCGCGGTGAACTTCGCCGGTGACGGCCTGCGTGACGCGCTCGACCCGTCCGCCAGCCGGTCGCGGCGCAAGGAACGCAAGCGCATCGCCGAAAAAACCAAGTCACCCTCGTCCTCGAAGATCGCTGGAGCCGAAGCATGA
- a CDS encoding ABC transporter permease, whose translation MIGFLLRRLINYVALCLVATFAAFSLASLAFSPLDALKLRNPPAPQATIDAKAAELYLNQPIPERFFTWLSGVFQGNFGRTVADQAITDELFRRVGVSLRLFLLGITIGIIIGVLVGVVSAIRQYKISDYIATTFSFVVLSTPVFVIATILKAGAQSVNDNLLGGYQFFIVQGEQGSVTGGFGDVLLDRLQHLIVPTLAIVLTQVAYYSRYQRSAMLDVLGSDFLRTAQAKGLTRRRALFKHGLRTALIPMATLFAFGFGLLVTGGIFTERIFGWYGMGDWLITGIQKQDTNIVATVTLFIAICVLFAGWLSDVLYAVLDPRVRI comes from the coding sequence GTGATCGGCTTCCTCCTGCGCCGCCTCATCAACTACGTGGCACTGTGCCTGGTCGCCACCTTCGCCGCCTTTTCCCTGGCGTCGCTGGCGTTCAGCCCGCTCGACGCGCTGAAACTGCGGAATCCGCCCGCACCCCAGGCGACGATCGACGCCAAGGCGGCCGAGCTCTACCTGAACCAGCCGATCCCCGAGCGGTTCTTCACCTGGCTCAGCGGGGTGTTCCAGGGGAACTTCGGCCGGACGGTCGCCGACCAGGCGATCACCGACGAGCTGTTCCGCCGGGTCGGCGTGAGCCTCCGGCTGTTCCTGCTGGGCATCACGATCGGCATCATCATCGGCGTGCTGGTCGGTGTGGTGAGCGCGATCCGGCAGTACAAGATCAGCGACTACATCGCCACCACGTTCTCGTTCGTGGTGCTCTCGACGCCGGTGTTCGTGATCGCCACGATCCTCAAGGCGGGCGCGCAGTCGGTCAACGACAACCTCCTCGGCGGCTACCAGTTCTTCATCGTGCAGGGCGAGCAGGGCAGCGTCACCGGCGGTTTCGGCGACGTGCTGCTCGACCGGCTGCAGCACCTGATCGTGCCGACCCTGGCGATCGTGCTCACGCAGGTCGCCTATTACAGCCGTTATCAGCGTTCGGCGATGCTCGACGTGCTCGGCTCGGACTTCCTGCGCACCGCGCAGGCCAAGGGACTGACCCGGCGGCGCGCGCTGTTCAAGCACGGCCTGCGCACCGCCCTGATCCCGATGGCGACGCTGTTCGCGTTCGGCTTCGGCCTGCTGGTCACCGGCGGCATCTTCACCGAGCGGATCTTCGGCTGGTACGGCATGGGCGACTGGCTGATCACCGGGATCCAGAAGCAGGACACGAACATCGTGGCCACCGTGACCCTGTTCATCGCCATCTGCGTGCTGTTCGCCGGCTGGCTTTCCGACGTGCTGTACGCAGTGCTCGACCCGAGGGTGAGGATCTGA
- a CDS encoding phosphotransferase family protein — protein sequence MDFHPKDRPPDAFQQPLTAQQVEMLCDRAFGAGTRVWSAAELGLGGYNTTYRVELDTGPVILRVAPGPARQTRIEREFMRNEYLAAPYFAPIAPLLPRTLAADFTHQVIGRDYVFQAVLDGRPGPEVLPTYERAEHGPYFRQLGSITRAIHDVRGPGFGVVAGPHFARWSEALVAYFADNAADAEDVGLNAVDLREVGELAERDAALFDEITEPRLLHGDLWHVNVMLAPDLTITGVFDHDRSWWGDPAADWTIHMASARPGTERDAFWDAYGSPDPSPESRRRALYYRARHIGAVRLERHRLGKEGRLAESYAELAEVLDGLRRGVR from the coding sequence GTGGACTTCCATCCGAAAGACCGTCCCCCGGACGCCTTCCAGCAACCCCTGACCGCGCAGCAGGTCGAAATGCTCTGCGACCGCGCGTTCGGGGCGGGCACTCGGGTGTGGTCGGCCGCCGAGTTGGGGCTTGGTGGGTACAACACGACCTACCGGGTCGAGCTGGATACGGGTCCCGTGATCCTGCGGGTGGCGCCGGGGCCCGCGCGGCAGACGCGGATCGAGCGGGAGTTCATGCGCAACGAGTACCTTGCGGCGCCTTACTTCGCGCCCATCGCGCCGCTGCTGCCGCGCACGCTGGCTGCCGATTTCACGCATCAGGTGATCGGGCGGGACTACGTGTTCCAGGCCGTGCTCGACGGGCGGCCCGGGCCCGAGGTGCTGCCCACCTACGAGCGGGCCGAGCACGGGCCGTACTTCCGGCAGCTCGGCTCGATCACCCGCGCGATCCACGACGTCCGGGGCCCGGGCTTCGGCGTTGTCGCGGGGCCGCACTTCGCGCGGTGGAGCGAAGCGCTTGTCGCCTACTTCGCGGACAACGCGGCCGACGCCGAGGACGTCGGCCTCAACGCGGTGGACCTGCGCGAGGTCGGCGAACTCGCCGAACGCGATGCCGCGCTGTTCGACGAGATCACCGAGCCCCGGCTGCTGCACGGCGACCTCTGGCACGTGAACGTCATGCTCGCCCCGGACCTCACCATCACCGGCGTCTTCGACCACGACCGCAGCTGGTGGGGCGACCCGGCGGCGGACTGGACGATCCACATGGCGTCCGCACGGCCCGGCACCGAGCGCGACGCCTTCTGGGACGCCTACGGTTCGCCCGACCCCTCCCCGGAATCCCGGCGACGCGCGCTGTACTACCGCGCCCGCCACATCGGCGCCGTCCGGCTGGAACGCCACCGTCTCGGCAAAGAGGGACGGCTGGCCGAGTCCTACGCGGAACTCGCCGAGGTGCTGGACGGGCTGCGCCGAGGCGTCCGGTAA
- a CDS encoding sensor histidine kinase, with the protein MRPLHRPALLRPRELPARQQDGLIALFVVLIGLAIYLTGMHRLMAGPDPFGLWVRLLELAALGGLVFLRRWVPGGLLLATAVLVTDLVLGPSLPVVVVYTDFLYAATVYGTRRTTRVLIGVTAAATLSVLFGAVAASVEWRMAVLASLGILPFLLVPVWWGANVRQHRDAAATERAHAAQLSKIAELDQRAAVAEERARMARDLHDVIAGHLSAIALQSEAALSMADDPKMSRAVLEAVRENSVSALDEMRAMIGLLRAASGTGGQDYETTAPARLAELSRLVESARATGMEVTVDSTVDTGAELPAAVDLTAYRIAQEALTNAVKHAPGGRVLVQLRREGGLLTVEVSNELRAAAARTGGTGHGLASMAERARAVGGTLSAGPSASGWLVRAELPLAKGRT; encoded by the coding sequence CTGCGACCCCTCCACAGGCCGGCCCTGCTCAGGCCCCGGGAGCTGCCCGCGCGGCAGCAGGACGGCCTGATCGCCCTGTTCGTCGTCCTGATCGGGCTGGCGATCTACCTCACCGGCATGCACCGGCTGATGGCCGGCCCCGACCCGTTCGGGCTGTGGGTGCGGCTGCTGGAGCTGGCCGCGCTGGGCGGGCTCGTCTTCCTGCGCCGCTGGGTGCCCGGCGGCCTGCTCCTGGCCACCGCCGTGCTGGTGACCGACCTGGTCCTGGGCCCCTCGCTGCCGGTGGTGGTCGTCTACACCGATTTCCTGTACGCGGCGACGGTGTACGGGACCCGCCGCACGACCCGCGTGCTGATCGGGGTCACGGCGGCGGCCACGCTGAGCGTGCTGTTCGGCGCGGTGGCCGCGTCCGTCGAGTGGCGGATGGCGGTGCTCGCCTCGCTCGGCATCCTGCCGTTCCTGCTGGTCCCGGTGTGGTGGGGGGCGAACGTCCGCCAGCACCGCGACGCCGCCGCGACCGAGCGGGCCCACGCCGCGCAGCTGTCCAAGATCGCCGAGCTGGACCAGCGCGCCGCGGTGGCCGAGGAGCGCGCCCGGATGGCCCGCGACCTGCACGACGTGATCGCCGGGCACCTGTCCGCGATCGCGCTCCAGTCGGAGGCCGCGCTGTCCATGGCGGACGACCCGAAGATGTCCCGCGCCGTGCTGGAAGCCGTGCGGGAGAACAGTGTCAGCGCGCTCGACGAGATGCGCGCGATGATCGGTCTGCTGCGCGCGGCGTCCGGGACCGGTGGGCAGGACTACGAAACCACCGCCCCGGCGCGGCTGGCCGAGCTGTCACGGCTGGTGGAGTCCGCGCGCGCCACCGGCATGGAGGTGACGGTGGACTCCACAGTGGACACCGGCGCCGAGCTGCCCGCGGCGGTCGACCTCACCGCGTACCGGATCGCCCAGGAGGCGCTCACCAACGCGGTCAAGCACGCCCCGGGCGGTCGGGTGCTGGTGCAGCTGCGCCGCGAGGGCGGTTTACTGACCGTGGAAGTCAGCAACGAGCTGCGGGCCGCGGCGGCGCGCACCGGCGGGACCGGGCACGGGCTGGCGAGCATGGCCGAGCGGGCCAGGGCGGTGGGCGGCACGCTGAGCGCGGGCCCGTCCGCCTCGGGCTGGCTGGTGCGGGCGGAGCTGCCGCTGGCGAAGGGACGGACGTGA
- a CDS encoding ABC transporter ATP-binding protein, whose protein sequence is MSAALALGAETEKPTGTVLEVSNLEVSFPSESGRVTAVRGLSYEVAAGEVLGIVGESGSGKSVSSLAVMGLLPPQARVSGSIRFQDSELIGKSDTDLSKLRGEKISMVFQDPLSALTPVYTVGAQIAEALLVHGKGRITKQQANNRAVELLDLVGIPNAAQRAKAFPHEFSGGMRQRAVIAIAIANDPDLIIADEPTTALDVTVQAQVLEVLKTAQEVTGAGIVIITHDLGVVAGFADRLMVMYAGKAVEQGPVETIYAQPRMPYTLGLLGSIPRVDAHEKQPLVPIEGQPPSLVDLPSGCPFAPRCPLAIDACLDAEPELFTITPGNPNALVDTTHRAACIRTEELAKPDADAAEVYGAEVIGAPPVAAKPRTERTTVLDVQELVKHYPVSKGTILKRTVGTVRAVDGVSFDIVEGETLGLVGESGCGKSTTLMEILELAAPSSGSVAVLGKDVAKLNGKDRKNIRRDLQVVFQDPMAALDPRLPIGDIIAEPMAVHGYSKDRIDKRIPELLGLVGLRPEHRDRYPAEFSGGQRQRIGIARALALEPKLIVLDEPVSALDVSIQAGVINLLDELKAKLGLSYLFVAHDLSVVRHIADRVAVMYLGKIVEIGDVQTVFDAPQHPYTQALLSAIPIPDPVKERERARIILTGDLPSPANPPSGCRFRTRCFVFAQLSEEDQRKCIDVEPLRESHAADHDVACHYAHTREVV, encoded by the coding sequence ATGAGCGCCGCACTCGCCCTGGGCGCGGAGACCGAGAAGCCGACCGGCACGGTGCTCGAGGTGTCGAACCTCGAAGTCTCGTTCCCGTCCGAGTCGGGCCGCGTGACCGCCGTGCGCGGACTGTCCTATGAGGTCGCCGCCGGTGAGGTGCTGGGCATCGTCGGCGAGTCCGGCTCCGGCAAGTCCGTGTCCTCGCTCGCGGTGATGGGGCTGCTCCCGCCGCAGGCCAGGGTTTCCGGGTCGATCCGGTTCCAGGACAGCGAGCTGATCGGCAAGTCCGACACCGACCTGTCGAAGCTGCGCGGCGAGAAGATCTCGATGGTCTTCCAGGACCCGCTTTCCGCGCTGACGCCGGTGTACACGGTCGGCGCGCAGATCGCCGAGGCCCTGCTGGTGCACGGCAAGGGCCGGATCACCAAGCAGCAGGCCAACAACCGGGCCGTGGAGCTGCTGGACCTGGTCGGCATCCCGAACGCCGCGCAGCGCGCGAAGGCGTTCCCGCACGAGTTCTCCGGCGGCATGCGCCAGCGCGCGGTGATCGCCATCGCGATCGCCAACGACCCGGACCTGATCATCGCCGACGAGCCGACCACCGCGCTCGACGTGACGGTGCAGGCCCAGGTGCTGGAGGTGCTCAAGACCGCGCAGGAGGTCACCGGCGCCGGCATCGTGATCATCACGCACGACCTCGGCGTGGTCGCCGGGTTCGCCGACCGGCTGATGGTGATGTACGCCGGGAAAGCGGTCGAGCAGGGCCCGGTCGAGACGATCTACGCCCAGCCGCGGATGCCGTACACGCTGGGCCTGCTCGGCTCGATCCCGCGGGTGGACGCGCACGAGAAGCAGCCGCTGGTGCCGATCGAGGGACAGCCGCCGTCGCTGGTGGACCTGCCGTCCGGCTGCCCGTTCGCGCCGCGCTGCCCGCTGGCGATCGACGCCTGCCTCGACGCCGAGCCCGAGCTGTTCACGATCACGCCGGGCAACCCGAACGCGTTGGTGGACACCACGCACCGCGCAGCCTGCATCCGCACCGAGGAGCTGGCCAAGCCCGACGCCGACGCGGCCGAGGTCTACGGCGCCGAGGTGATCGGGGCTCCCCCGGTGGCGGCCAAGCCGCGGACCGAGCGCACCACCGTGCTCGACGTGCAGGAGCTGGTCAAGCACTACCCGGTCAGCAAGGGCACGATCCTCAAGCGCACGGTCGGCACGGTCCGCGCGGTCGACGGCGTCAGCTTCGACATCGTCGAAGGCGAGACGCTCGGCCTGGTCGGCGAGTCCGGCTGCGGCAAGTCGACCACGCTGATGGAGATCCTCGAGCTGGCCGCCCCGTCGTCCGGCTCGGTGGCGGTGCTCGGCAAGGACGTCGCGAAGCTGAACGGCAAGGACCGCAAGAACATCCGGCGCGACCTGCAGGTGGTGTTCCAGGACCCGATGGCGGCGCTGGACCCGCGGCTGCCGATCGGCGACATCATCGCCGAGCCGATGGCGGTGCACGGCTACAGCAAGGACCGCATCGACAAGCGGATCCCCGAGCTGCTCGGGCTGGTCGGGCTGCGCCCGGAGCACCGGGACCGCTACCCGGCCGAGTTCTCCGGCGGGCAGCGCCAGCGCATCGGCATCGCCCGGGCGCTCGCGCTCGAGCCGAAGCTGATCGTGCTGGACGAGCCGGTGTCGGCGCTGGACGTGTCGATCCAGGCCGGCGTGATCAACCTGCTCGACGAGCTGAAGGCCAAGCTCGGCCTGTCGTACCTGTTCGTGGCGCACGACCTCTCGGTGGTCCGGCACATCGCGGACCGCGTGGCCGTGATGTACCTCGGCAAGATCGTGGAGATCGGCGACGTCCAGACCGTCTTCGACGCGCCGCAGCACCCGTACACGCAGGCCCTGCTGTCCGCGATCCCGATCCCGGACCCGGTCAAGGAGCGCGAGCGCGCGCGGATCATCCTGACCGGCGACCTGCCGAGCCCGGCGAACCCGCCTTCGGGCTGCCGGTTCCGCACGCGCTGCTTCGTGTTCGCGCAACTGTCCGAAGAGGACCAACGTAAGTGCATCGACGTCGAGCCGCTGCGGGAGTCCCACGCCGCCGACCACGACGTCGCCTGCCACTACGCCCATACCCGCGAAGTCGTGTAG